The Paroceanicella profunda genome segment CCGCCCGCCTCCACCCGCCGCGCGCCGCCGGGCAGGCCCCGCGCCATGGCGGCGATACGCCCGTCGCGCACCCCGATGTCCAGAGGCGCCCCGGGCCCGACGCGCGCCCCGGCGATGACGAGATCGAATTCCATGCGGCTCCCCCTGCTGCCCCGCCCCCTTGATGGCACGGCCGCGCGCGGTGAGAAAGCCCCGGCCGCGCAGGCAGGTCCCCGCCCGACGGAGAGCGGAGCGCATCGGTCTTCCAGCCTGCACCCCAGCAACAGTGCGGGAGGGGATACGCGCGGGCAGCGGGACGTCAGGCCGCGCCGACGGACCGCGGGGCGTGGTGCGCCGGACGGCGGGCGCATCGGGCCCCGCGTGCATCGCCGTCGCACTGCGGGAGGGGCGCCGGGGACAGGGCGATGCACCGCCCGGCGGCGGGGCGCGCTGGTGCGTCGCCGGTGGGGGCGGAGGCAGTGGCGGGCTCTGCTGCGGCGGGGCGCTCGATACAGAGGGCGCGCTGCGCGGGCGCAGGATGCCGGGAGCAGGAGCGCCCGGCGGCCGGGCCGGGACACCGGATCGCGCGGATGCGGGAGGCGCCGGGGCGGCGCCGCGGAGCCGGATCGTTCAGGCGCGGGGGCCGAGGCGGGCGCGCAGTTCCTCGGTCACCTCGGTGGCGGCCTCGCGCACCAGGCGGGCCCAGAGCTGCATGCGGCCCTCGTCGGCGCGGAAGATCGGCCCGGTGACGGAGAGGCCCGCCGCCCGGCTGCGCCCCGAGGAGGGGATGGGCGCGGCCACGCAGCGGATGCCGGGGCCATGTTCCTCGCGGTCGAAGGCCACGCCCTCCGCCCGCACGCGGGCCAGTTCCTCCAGCAGCGGGCCGGGCCCGGTGTGGGTGTTGCCGGTGAAGCGCTCGAAGTCGAGGCGCGCGACCACGGCCGCGACCTCCTCCGCGTCGAGGGTGGAGAGCGCGGCCTTGCCCACGCCGGTGCAATGCAGGGGGCGGTGTTGCCGATCTGGGAATGCATCCGCACCGCCTTCCGGCTCTCGACCTTGTCGAGATAGACCATCGAATCGCCGCTGAGCACCGCGAGATGCACGGTCTCGCCGGTGGCGTCGTGAAGGCGGCGCAGGTAGGGCTCGGCCACGGCGCGGAAGGCGTTCTCCGCCCAGGCGCGCGAGGCGAATTTCAGCAGCCGCAGCCCCAGGGAGTAGGAGTGCCCGCGGTCGATGGTCACCAGCCCCTCGGCGGCGAGATTGGTCAGCTGCCGGTGCAGGGTGCCGCGCGGCTGGCCGGAGACGTTCAGAATGTCGGTGAAGCGCATCGGCCCTTCGGCCGAGGCAATGATCTCGAGCACGTCGACGGCCTTGCCGAGGGTTCCGGTCTGCCTCTCCGAGCCGAATTCGCCCGGTATGCGTCGTCCCATCGTCGCCCCACCCCCGTTTGCGGACCGCCCGGTCCAGCAGCCCCCACCACCTGCCCGTGCGCCCCGCCGAAACGCGTCCTCGCAGACCGCGCCTCCCGGGCGGAGCCAGGCTGCGCGGACATCGCGCGCCCCCGGGCCAGGGCCCCGACACGCGCCCGGTCGCTTGACAGGCACCACACGGGCTTTCTATCGTTCCGGATAACAGAAGTCAATTCCGGATAGTGGAACTCCCCGACGGGCGATTCCTCCGGGCGAAGGGACAGCGACCATGGTGAGGGCAGGCAGCGGGCTGACGCAAGCGGCACGGGGCGAGACGGCATGAGCGGGGCGTTCTGCGCCGCGGTGGACTGGGGCACCTCGAGCTTCCGGCTCTGGCTGCTGGACGCGTCCGGCGCGCCGCTGGCCGAGCGCCGCAGCGACCAGGGCATGTCCGGGCTCACCGGCGGCGGCTTCGGCACGGTGCTGGAGAGCCACCTCGCGGCGCTCTCCGCGCCCGCGGACCTGCCGGTGGTGGTCTGCGGCATGGCCGGGGCACGGCAGGGCTGGATCGAGGCACCCTATGTCGACACGCCGGCCGCGCTGGACAGGGTGGCGGACCACTGCGTGCGCCCGGAGCACGCGGCGCGCGAGGTGCGCATCCTGCCCGGCGTCGCGCAGCGCGACCCGGCCGCGCCGGACGTGATGCGCGGTGAGGAGACCCAGCTTCTGGGCGCCTTCGCCGGGCAGGACGGCGCCGGGCTCGCCTGCATGCCCGGCACGCATTCCAAGTGGGTACGGCTGTCGGGCACCCGGATCGACGGTTTCTCCACCGTGATGACCGGCGAGATGTTCGCCGCCCTGGGGCATCACACCATCCTCTCGCATTCGCTCGCGGAGCCCGAGGGCGAGGCGGCCGCGGCGGCCTTCGCGGCGGCGGTCCGGCGGGCGCTGGCCCGCCCGGAGGCCCTGGTGTCGGAGTTCTTCCGCATCCGCGCCGGCGGCCTGCTGGGCTTCGCCGCGCCGGGCACGGGCGGTGGCACGCTTTCCGGCCTGCTGATCGGCGCGGAGATCGCCGCCGCCCGGGCACTGGCCGGCCTGCCGGAGGAGGTGACGCTGATCGCCTCCGGCGCGATCGCGGAGCGTTATGGCACGGCACTTGCCCTTGCCGGCTGCACCACCCGGCGCATAGATGCAGACGGGGCCGCGCGGGCGGGGCTCTTTGCCGCCGCCACGCGCCTGTGGCCCACCCGGAACCGGAGAGACTGAAGCATGACCCAGAGCACCCCCTGGCCCGCGCCCCGGCGCCCGCTTGTCGCCATCCTGCGCGGCGTCGGCCCGCAGGAGATCGAGGGCATCGCCGCCGCGCTGATCGAGGCCGGGTTCGAGGCGCTGGAAGTGCCGCTGAATTCGCCGGACCCGTTCCGCTCCATCGAGCTGGCCCGGCGTCTCGCGCCCGACACTTGCCTCGTCGGCGCGGGCACGGTGCTGGAGCCGGCGCAGGTGGACCGGCTGCACGGCGCCGGCGGCACCCTGGTGGTGAGCCCGAACGTGGAGCCGGCGGTGATCCGCCGCGCCACCACGCTGGGCATGGTCACCATGCCCGGGGTGTTCACCATCACCGAGGCCTTCACGGCACTGAAGGCCGGGGCCTCGGCGCTGAAGTTCTTCCCCGCCAGCGTGCTGGGGCCCTCGGGCATCCGGGCGCTGCGCGCGGTGCTGCCGGCCGATGCGGTGGTGGGCGCGGTGGGCGGCGTGTCGGAGACCGATTTCGCGGCCTATGTGGCGGCCGGAACCGGCGCCTTCGGCCTCGGCTCCAGCCTCTACAAGCCGGGCTTCACCGCCGAGGAGGTGGGCGTGCGCGCCCGTGCCGCCGTGGCCGCCTGGGACGCCCTCTCCGAGGGCTGAGCCATCGGCGCGCCGGCCGGGTGCGCCTGCGCCGGCGGGCCGTGCGCCGGGAATGACGGCCAAGGCAAGGCCACGGACGGATTCGGCCCCCCGCCGGGTTCGCGCGCTCGGGAGCCCGCGCGCCCGGGCGGAGGGCCGTGCGCCAGGCATGACAGCCGAAGGCGGGGCACGGACGGCTTCGGCCCGCCCGGGCCGGGTTCGCGCGTTCGGGAGCCCGCGCCCGGGCGGAGGGCTGTGCGCCAGGCATGACAGCCGAAGGCGGAACACGGACGGCTTCGGCCCGCCCCGCGCACCGGCCGGGTACGCTCGCCCGGGCGGAGTGCCCCGCTGGCGCTGTCGGATCGACGGGACCTTCCGGACGCAACCGGGCAGGCGGCCCGCCCGGGCATGGCCAGGGAGACCTGCTCCGGCCTCTCGTCAGCCTCCGTCCGTGGTGCAGGCTGCACCGCTGCACGCGCCGGCCGCGTGACGGGCCCGCTTCGGAGCCGCGACACTTTCGGGTCTGGATTGGATACGATCTTGACATCGTTTTGCATACACAGCACAAGCGGGTGGACAGAAACGCCCTCCGGCGCGCCCCTAGCGCCGCTCCGGGCGCGGCCGGTCTTCCGCAGTCCCGCGGCAGGTCGCCGCGTCGGGACAGACAGAAGGACCCGCCATGAGTGCAGACGCCCCGCGCCGCCGCTTCGACTTCGACACGCTGAGCCCGCTCGAGCGCTACAAGCTGCTCATCGGCTCGGTCGTGCCGCGCCCCATCGCCTGGGTGACCACGGTGGACCCGGAGGGCCGGGTGAACGCCGCGCCCTACAGTTTCTTCAACGTGCTGTCGCATGACCCGGCACTGCTGGCGCTCGGGGTGGAGAACCACGCCGACATGCGCCGCAAGGACACAAGCAACAACATCCGCCTCACCCAGGAATTCACCGTGAACATAGTGGACCACGCGCTGGTGGAGGCGATGAACGTCACCGCGGTGCCCTTCCCGCCGGAGGTGGACGAACTGGCCGCGGCCGGGCTCACCGCCGTTCCGGGCGCGCGCGTGGGCTGCCCCTACATCGCCGAGGCGCCGGTGGCGCTGGAGTGCCGCAACTACACCACGCTGTCCATCGGCCGCTCACGCGAGATCGTGCTGGGCGAGGTGCTGGCGATGCACATCCGCGCGGACCTGGTGAACGAGCGCCTGCACGTGGACCCGGCCGGGCTGGACGCGGTGGGCCGCCTGGGCGGACAGGGCTATTCCACCCTGCGTGACCGGTTCGACCTGCCCTCGATGAGCCTCGCGCGGTGGCAGGAAAGCCTCGCCGCGACCGAGGAGAGCTGAGCCCGGGGGCCTGCCATCTGTGGCGCTCAGCCGGGGGCAGCCACTGGCCACCTGCCGCAGGCGGCACTCGCCCGATAGGGGTCGCCTTCCGTCTGCCGTCTGCCGTCTGCCGTCTGCCGTCTGCCGTCTGCCGTCTGCCGTCTGCCGTCTGCCGTCTGCCGTCTGCCGTCTGCCGTCTGCCGTCTGCCGTCTGCCGTCTGCCGTCTGCCGGGAGGATCATTCCGTGCGCAGGTTGGCGCGCCAGCGTTCGGTGAACAGGGCCTTCTTCTGCCGGTCGGTGGCGGCGAGCAGGGCGGCGGAGAGCGGGATCAGCCGCAGGATGGAGGCGGCGCCGTCCGGCATGTCCAGATCCGCCTCCTCCGGGTCTCCGAAGCGCACGATCAGCCGGGAGCGGATGAGCGCGGCGCGCCCCGCGTCCGACAGCATGAAGTCCAGCAGGGCCGCCGCCGCGCGGCCATGCGGGGCCTGCCGCGGATGAAGGCGGCGCGCGACAGCACCAGCGTATAGTCCTGCGGGCGACCACCGCGAGGTCCGGGTTCTCCTCCGCGCGGGCCAGCGCGTAGGAGCCGAGGATGTTGTAGCCGATCAGCAGCCGCCCGGAGGCCACCGCGTCGGCGATCTCCAGCGAGCAGCAGGTGGCGATGGCCCCGGTGCGCCCGAAGGCCTCCAGCAGGCTGCCGAAGGTGGTGGCCTGCTGCGCATCGGCGAAGGCGAAGAGATAGCCCAGCCCGGAGGCCTCGATGTCATAGGTGCCCACCCGCCCGGCGAAGCGGGTGTTCGCCGGGCGCAGGAGGTCGATGAGGTCGAATCGCGAGCGCGGCGCCTCCTCGGGGGAGACCAGCCGGCGGTTGTAGATGATCACCGCCGGCTCACGCGTGACACCGAAGAGCTCGTTGCGCCAATTCTCCGCCAGCGGCAGGGCGGTGGTGGCCTCGGAGAGATGCGGTTGCGCGCAGCCGTCGTTCACCAGCTTCACCTGCTGGTCCACCGCCGAGCTGATGACGAGATCCGCCACCGGCGCCCGGCCGGCGCAGCCCGCCGCCGTCTCCGCCCCCAGCGGGTTCGAGCCCCATTGCTCATAGCGCACGCCCAGGTCGGCGCGGGTGGCGAGGAAGGCGCGCAGCAACGGCGCGAAGGCGCCGATGTCCGCCGCCCCGCGCACCACCAGCCAGCCCTCCGGCGGCGCCACGCCGAACTCGGCCACCGCCTCGGGCACCGAGGGCGTCGGCGCGCCCCGCCCGATCGGCCCGCGCGCCGCCTCCGGCACGGCGGCGTCCCGCGCCCCTCCGGCGTGCGGGCCATCAGGGGACGGGGCGGTGCCCCCCTCCGTGCATCCTGCGGCGCTGCCGGACCCTGCTTGCCGCTTGGCGAGCCTTCCTCCCCTGCGTCTCGCGGCGCCACCGGGCTTGCGTGCCGCGCGGGGCGGCGGCCTCACCCGCGCTTCGCGGCGCCGCCAAACCCTGCGTGCGGTTCGGCGAGCCCTCCTCCCGCGCGCCCTGCGGCGTTGCCGGGCCTTGCGTGCCGCTTGGCGAGCCTTCCTCCCCGGCGTCCCGCAGCGCCGCCGGGCCTTGCGCGGCGCGCGGCGCGGCGGCCTCACGCGCGCCGGTGGGGGGCGA includes the following:
- a CDS encoding 2-dehydro-3-deoxygalactonokinase, with translation MSGAFCAAVDWGTSSFRLWLLDASGAPLAERRSDQGMSGLTGGGFGTVLESHLAALSAPADLPVVVCGMAGARQGWIEAPYVDTPAALDRVADHCVRPEHAAREVRILPGVAQRDPAAPDVMRGEETQLLGAFAGQDGAGLACMPGTHSKWVRLSGTRIDGFSTVMTGEMFAALGHHTILSHSLAEPEGEAAAAAFAAAVRRALARPEALVSEFFRIRAGGLLGFAAPGTGGGTLSGLLIGAEIAAARALAGLPEEVTLIASGAIAERYGTALALAGCTTRRIDADGAARAGLFAAATRLWPTRNRRD
- a CDS encoding 2-dehydro-3-deoxy-6-phosphogalactonate aldolase, whose translation is MTQSTPWPAPRRPLVAILRGVGPQEIEGIAAALIEAGFEALEVPLNSPDPFRSIELARRLAPDTCLVGAGTVLEPAQVDRLHGAGGTLVVSPNVEPAVIRRATTLGMVTMPGVFTITEAFTALKAGASALKFFPASVLGPSGIRALRAVLPADAVVGAVGGVSETDFAAYVAAGTGAFGLGSSLYKPGFTAEEVGVRARAAVAAWDALSEG
- a CDS encoding flavin reductase family protein; amino-acid sequence: MSADAPRRRFDFDTLSPLERYKLLIGSVVPRPIAWVTTVDPEGRVNAAPYSFFNVLSHDPALLALGVENHADMRRKDTSNNIRLTQEFTVNIVDHALVEAMNVTAVPFPPEVDELAAAGLTAVPGARVGCPYIAEAPVALECRNYTTLSIGRSREIVLGEVLAMHIRADLVNERLHVDPAGLDAVGRLGGQGYSTLRDRFDLPSMSLARWQESLAATEES